GAGGACATTTTTCCAACGTTCAGTTCCGGAGGCGATACTTGAATCGGCACGAATTGATGGTGCAGGAGAGTTTCGAATTTTCTTAAGGATTGTATTACCACTGGCTATCCCAGGTATTGCCACAATCGCCTTATTTAATACACTTGCCTATTGGAATGACTGGTTTAATGCATTGCTTTTCATCGATGATCCTAATCTTGTTCCACTCCAATCTCTATTAATGAGAATTGAAAATAATTTAGATTTTATTAGACAAAACGCTATGTTATCTACTCAGAATGGCAGTATATTAGGATCTATCCCGCAGGATTCAGCAAGGATGGCAATGGTTGTCATTGCAACTTTACCAATTGCGTTATCATATCCTTTCTTTCAAAAATACTTTGTAAAGGGATTGACGATCGGAAGTGTCAAGGAATAGTGACTGAATTGCTCATCAAAGGAAGGGAATATATCGTTATTTTATATCCCCACCTTTTATGATAAAAAATTAAATGGGGGAAAGAAATGAAAAAACTATGTTTACTACTAGTCATGTTAGTAGGGTCTGTCAGCTTGTTGATAGCATGTGGAGGTGAAGAAGACGTAGGAAGTCATTCTGATGCGAGTGAAAATGGAGAAGGCAATGGTGAATCAGGTAAAGGAGACGACGTGTTAGATCCTGTGACACTTACATGGTACTTAATTGGCACACCACAACAAGACCTTGATGTAGTGATGGAGGAAGTTAACGAGTATACTGAAGAAAAGATTAATGCAACCATTGACCTTAGATTACTGGACTGGGGAGAATTTGATGAAAGATTGCAGGTAATTACCACTTCCGGAGAAGAGTATGATATTGCGTTTACAAGTTCATGGGCAAATAACTACTCTCTAAATGCCCGTCGAGGTGCGTTTATTGAATTAGACAATTTGATGGATGAATATGGGGAAGAGATGAAAGAACTAATTGATCCTGCATTTTTAGAAGGAGCTCAAGTTGACGGAAAACTTTATGCTGTTCCAACGAATAAAGAAGTAGGTCAGCAAGCTGTCCTTTCATTCAATAATGAATTAGTTGAAAAACACAATCTTGATATTTCAACAGTTAACTCGCTAGAAGATTTAGAGCCACTTTTAGCTGTAATTAAAGAAGAGGAATCGGATGTAACCCCGATTGCCACATTTGATGCATACCTCCCTTTTGATTCTATTCTTCAAGAGGAAATGCCATTTGCTTTCAGGTTAGAGGGAAATACAGATGAAGTAGTAAATAAATATGAAGAAGAGGCGACGATGGAAACCCTGAAAGTAATGCATGATTACTATAAAAAAGGGTACATTCGTCCAGATGCTGCAACCAGCACAGACTCGTGGCCATTAGAAACACCAAACTGGTTTGTGCGTAAAGAGCTCTATCAACCGTATGCAGAACATGTATGGTCTAGGTCAGCCGGATATGAAATTGTTACTCGTCCTCTTCATGAGCCGTACGTATTTAATAATTCAGTGACAGGTTCTATGCAAGCGATTTCAAATACATCAGAGAACCCAGAACGGGCTATGATGTTCTTAAACTTATTAAACTCTGATCCTTATTTAAGGAACTTAATTGACAAAGGGATTGAAGGTGTTCACTACGAAGAAAATGAAGATGGGACCATTAATGACTTACCTGCTCGAGTTGAAAGGTTTAACATGCCAAGCTTTGCGATCGGAAACCAGTTAATTTTAAAACTGTATGAAGACGAGCCAGCAGATAAATGGGATGCTTTTGAAGAGTTTAACGAAAATGCCATTCCATCCCCAGTATTAGGGTTTTACTTTGATACTAACCCCGTTCGTACAGAAATTGCAGCGATCAGTAACGTTACAAGTGAATTTTCACCAGCGTTGTTAAAAGGTGCTGTAGACCCAGAGGAGTACATTCCTGAATTTAATAAAAAACTTTATGAAGCAGGAATGCAAAAAGTATTAGACGAAATTCAAAGTCAATACGACGAATGGAGAGACAATCAATAATCAAAATGGTTAGATGAACCCACTTAGGTTTCATAAGGTGGGTATTAGTTGGTAGGATAAAGGTGTCCCATTGTTTATAAAAAACCGACTGTTACTCCAGCCTCGACCTATTTCGAGAGAGGTCAGATGTTTTTGCCCAAATATAGGAGTTGAGTACAACAGGTAAATCAGGTTATTCACCTATGTGGAAACAAGTGGGATAAAGGTCTTTGGTGAAACCTTTAAATCAAATGTTGGATTGCTCTCATCGATTAATTCATCCGTAACTTCCCAAGTTATTCACGAACATTTAAATCATTACCTAAATAGAAAGTCAAAAGTTTACGTAAAAAGTTTTGGCTCGAATGAACATAGAATACAAATGCCATTGAAGGCACTACGTTAACTATTGACGAAACCAAGTTAGTTCTAGAAGGAATTAAGGTCGGTGGAAAAACGTTAGAAGAAGGTTGAATCATCGGGTTGCAATTCACTATGTAGAGGAGATTGTTCAAAAGGGAGCACCTTTGTCAGAGTGGCAAATTAAGAGTTTACATTGACTTGTATCAAAAGGAGGAACCGCTACATGACGGTTCCTCCTTGTTCGAATTATTTTGTTGATCTAAACGTCTCTTCAAGATCGGAAGCTAATTTAAATACGATAATACGTTCACCAGTCATTGTGCTTAGGTCTGTATGAAAACTAATCACTTTTTGACCTGTTATTGAATAAATATAGTCTCTCAAAATATCGACACCTGTTTCGACTAAATCAGAGCGGGTTTTTTTAATCATCGATTTTCCTTCTTTTGTTTTACAAAGAGTATACTCGGCAGGAGTAAGAACACCTTTGAGCGATACGATAATCATGTCTCGTAATATATCTGTTTTAACAGAGACAGACCCTCTTCCAAGATAATCTTTTTCCCATTGGGTAAGGACTTTACTTATTTCTGCTTCTATAGAACCTTTTGATTTAGTCATATATCCACCTTCATCAACGTCTGCTACTTATTAAAGTGAGATCGATTTAAACGATTTTCCCCAATAAGAATTTTATCGAGAACTATGCTTTGTGTCAATTCAACTTCTTTTACTTCTCATTAATAATTTCTTCTCTATAAACTGTCGGTTCCTTTATTTTCACAGGAACAGTAACCGCTTTTGCCATCAGCATAGCTAACATGCAAAACAAAGATGCCACAATAAACGCTTGACCAAATGGAAATACTTTAACAATAAAAGGCCCAGCAAAAGCAGAAACACCATAAGCCTGATACATCAATCCATAATTACTGCCCATGTTTTTTGTACCATAATAATCAGCCGTGATAGAAGGAAATAAAGACAGAAAGCCGCCAAAACAAAATCCAATGACAGAAACTGTTCCTAAAAATAGCGGATAATTCATATATCCGATACTCATATATAGCAATGTCACTGCCGTTATGCCATAAATAAACATCAATGTATTTACTCGGCCGAAACGATCAGAAATATTCCCTAAAATAATGCGCCCTGCTGCATTAAATAAAGCGATCACCATCACAGCATTAACGGCTTTTTCAACATCCAATTGAACGACTTCTACGCCAATATCGACAGCAAAACTAATAACCATTAATCCAGACATACTTCCGAACAAAAACATAAACCATAACAAGTAAAATGGATACGTTTTGACCATTTCCTTAGATGAAAAATGGGTAGACTCCTCTAAGGCAACACTATTTCCTTTTCCATTCATGTCTTTAATAGGTGGGTTTCTCAGTAGTTGGGCACCTGCTACTACAAAGACGAGATAGATAGCCCCAACATACATGAACGTCGAAGAAACACCAAAGTTTTCGATGAAATAACGAATGATCGGTTGAAAAATAAGACCGCCTAATCCAAAACCGGCAACAGCAATACCACTAATTAATCCTCTTTTTTCAGGAAACCATTTCACACACGCTGACAGTGGACAAACGTACGTCATTCCAATACCAGCTCCACCAATCACACCGTAAAATAAATATAATTGCGTTACTGTTGTTGCTTGGCTGGATAAAAGTAATCCTAATCCTAAAAGAATGCCGCCGGTCGTTGCAACCCAACGTGGTCCAATTTTATCTTGAAGTTTCCCTGCTAAAATGGTCATCAATGCAAACGTCGCAATCGTAATCGAAAATGTAAGCACAATGGCTTCTCTATCCCAACCAAATTTGTCCATCAATGGCTGGTTAAATAAACTCCAAGCGTATACCGCTCCTAAATTAATTTGAATAATAACAGCTCCAAGTACTACTAACCAACGATTCATCCTATCCATCTCCCTTTAAAAACTGATTATCAAAAAAAGAGACCAACATTTGATGGTATGATCCATCAAATGTTGGTCTCTTTTGTACGCACTATAAAAGTGATTACGTAAGCAACCAAAATCTTAAAATTAGTCATTTCCTTCGAAAGCTTGCATTGGGACTTCTCATTCCCTTATCCTAACGGACATTGGAAAAAGCTATCCTGCATCTCTTATCGATTCACACATTTAACTTAGTATAAGTGACGAAGCCCTCGACTGTCAATCCTATTGTTTCTCTCTAGTGTTAAAGCGCCTAAACATCTTTGGGGGAATATCCAAGTCTGGCTGAAGGGTTTGGTCTTGCTTCTTGAAAACCAACAGTGAACTCAAAGTTATGGGGAACCGCTCTTCCTCCTCCATATGACTTATCAATACACCCAGCAAAATGGCTAGGGCGTTATTGGTTATACGAGGTCTTCAAATATTTCATATAAGTTAGCTTTGACTACGTTTTTAGCTTGAAAAATCTCTTCGAAGGAATGGTAAGTAATTTCGTTTTTCTCCATTCCTAAAGCAACGCCGTGAATTCCTTCTTCCATTAATTTAATCACTTTATGTCCCATACGGCTAGTAAATACACGGTCAAAAGCTGATGGCGTTCCACCTCTTTGAATGTGTCCTAAAACAGTCGCTCTTGTATCTAGGCCGCTCTGTTCTTTAATTAAAAGGGCAATTTTTTCAGCCTTATCGACTCCTTCAGCGACTATAACAATGCTATGCGTTTTTCCTCTTTCAAAACCATCTTTAAGTTTTTCAGAAATTTTATGAATATCTCCTGGTATTTCAGGAATTAAAATCGCGTCGACCCCACTAGCAATTCCGGCATGAAGGGCGATATCACCCCGGTCTCTTCCCATTACCTCAATCACACTTACTCGTTCGTGACTACTCATAGTATCTCTTAAATTTCCAATTGCCTCCGTCACAACGTTCAATGTCGTATCAAAGCCAATTGTGTAGTCGGTCAAAGGAATATCATTATCAATGGTTCCTGGCAATCCATATGTTTTAATACCTCGTTCATTAAGTTTAGCGGCCCCGCGATAGCTACCGTCCCCTCCAATAACAACAAGGTATTCAATTCCAGCTTCTCTTAAATTGTTTGCAGCTTTAATTTGTCCTTCTTCTCTTCTAAATTCTTTGGACCTAGCCGATTGTAGAAACGTTCCCCCACGATAAAGGATATCAGCAACATCTTTTGTTTCGAGTGCCACAAAATCTTTTTCCATTAGCCCGTTAAATCCCCTTTTAATTCCAATCATTTCATAGCCATGGGCAATACCCGTCCTCACGATAGAACGAATCGCACTATTCATACCTTGAGAGTCTCCTCCAGATGTCAGTACTCCGATTTTTTTCACTATAAAACAGCCCTTTCATTGTATATGTAGTTCTTAATCTTTATATAGCATAGTTTACTAAAGGGTACTGATTTGAACTAATTGCATTATACAAAATACACTTGAAAAACGAGTCATACAAGTGATCTTCATATAGGGGACGCTTTCCCGAGGCTTGTTCCTTCTAACACTACGTTAACTCGTTGATAGTTAACGTGCTTTCTTCAATGGGATTTCATTCAAGCAATAACTTTATTTTTGTTGGAACTACTCCCCATTGATTTATATGGTCATATTATCACTGAAGTAGAAGATTCATGAAATTAATATTTAAGCTTTATCGCAGATGACTGTCCGTAAAACTCCCGGCTAAAGGGCGAAAATGTCCACTGATTGAGCGTTGGTTTTATAAATAAGAACACTTAACAAAATCTCTTTTAATGAAAGTCATTTTTCATAAACGATATATTTGTTACACATTATGAGGCTATGGCGCGGTAGTAACTTTGACATTCGATGACTTATATTATGTCAGAGCTAGACTTTAATAACAAGCTTCCTTACTGTCATTAATTTTCCCTATCGCACAATATTTTAAAAGTTTTACACCTAACATAATTTCCATGAAGGTACTTTAACTAGAAAAAAATAAAATTTTCTCCTCAAACTAACGCGTTATGTCTCTTTATGAGATTCAACCTGTTTAAAGCTAAATGTTTCACCAGGTTTAAGGGATTGAACTAGCGGAAGGTCCTCATCAATGACTTTGCCAATAATGTTGACTGCTGGATCATAGGCTAGCTCACGTTTGACAATTTGTAATTCACCTTGGTATCGGCCATACCGTTCGTTATCGATTGTAATTGATCCCGCCTGACGCATTTCTTCCCCTGTGGAGGGGTTCCCCCTAGTTGAACGAGCTGTAATGACGATCTTCCCTTTTTGAGCATATGCCCGCGATGTCTCTGATCGGATAACGTCACGAGCAGGATCTAACCGTTGACGGTGCAATTGGTTTAGCACGGCGTATTCAGCATCATCCATGTCAAAAAAGCATGTACGAAGGGTGATGACACCTTCTTCACCGTACTGGCGAAAGAGCTCGCTCGTTTCTACTGATATGGCAGGGTCCCCTATATAAACATGGTCGATGGCGCACTGATCCCATAATTCCTTTGCCGCTGCAAATGGTGGAACGTGCCGATGTTTTTCAAGTGTCGGCAATCCTTTATGAAGAGGGCCTCTAAAAGTTAAATCCCCAGGCACAAATGCCATAGTTTTAAAGCCAAAAGAGCGCAGCCACTTATTCGTTTCTATCAACCAGTCTTTATCCAATCCAGTTTCAGGGCGTGGATAATAATTATGGCATACGTCACAATGATCTTTAATTAAACCTTGATCCAATAAGTTATAGGCCTTTTTATAAGATAGCGTACTGGCATTAAGAACAACTGTCATTGTTTTTGAGATTTTGATGATCGCCTCATTGCTAAAGCCATAATCCACCCTTAATCCTGTGATCCCTTTCTCAATCAACATATCAACGCTATCAATATCAACATTTAAGTAAGATAAAGAAGTAGGAGAAACATCTGCAATCAAGCTCATACCTAAGTCTTTAGCTTGTTGCCCAAGTATATTTATGGCGCCTATATACATGTGTGGGTCATCTTCGGGAATGTGCAGGGAGGTGAAGATAGACTGGAACCCTGATTGCTTCATACGTTCTAAATAATATTTTTGTTCTTGTTCGGTTTGTTGACCTAAAAATATCGATACGCCTTTCAAAACGAACACTCCTTTTCAGCTTAAATTGATAAAGAGAGACCGCCCAGGAAGTTACAGTCTCTCAATTTTGATTTAAGTCTTACTGAAGGTTTTGAGCCATTTCCTCGTTGTAACCAAATAAATAAGTAAAGATAAATCCACATGTATAAGCGATAACTAATCCAAGGAAATACATGATATATTGGTTATCAGCGATTAATGGTATAAGAGATAAACCAGAAACGCCAATACCGAGTGAAGCGGTGGATGTTAATGCCTGAAAAGCGCCACCGACAGAAGCACCTAAACAAGCGGTTATAAATGGGCGTCCTAACGGAAGGGTGACACCATATAAAAGCGGTTCTCCAATCCCTAAAAAACCTACAGGAAGGGCACCTTTAACGGTGTTTTTTAAACGGTGATTCTTTGTTTTTACTAATACAGCAATAGCGGCCCCCACTTGCCCGGCTCCTGCCATAGCTAAGATTGTTAGAAGGGGTGTTGCGCCTTGTGCGCTGATAAATTCTAAGTGAATAGGTGTTAACCCATGATGCATCCCCACCATAACAAGAGGAAGAAATGTTCCAGCTAAGATAGCACCAGCGACAACCCCGCCAATATCTAATACACTATTAATACCCATTGTCACCCCGTTGGCTATAAATCCGCCTACTGGCTGTAAGAGAACAATCGTTGTCACCCCGACTAATAAAACGGTTATGAAAGGCGTCATAATAATATCTAAAGAAATTGGGACGACTTTTCGGATACGCTGCTCCACAAATGCCATAAACCATGCTGCTAATATAATTGCAAATAGCCCACCTGTCCCAGGGACTAGCTCTTCACCAAAAAGCGTAATATTTGCTAATGCAGGATTAATAATGAGTATCCCAGCAATCGCGCCTAATGCTGGTGTACCACCGAATTCTTTTGCTGTATTCCATCCGACTAAAATACCTAAATAGGTGAAAATACCGCCGCCAATAACGAGTAAGATCTGAAGCCACGTTGTTTCTGGATCAACTCCAGCATTTTGCGCAAAACTCGCCCCTCCGTTAATTAGACCTGACGCAACGAGTGCAGGAATAAGCGGAATGAAAATGTTCCCAATTCTTTTTAAAAAGTTTTTGACTGGTGTGTTATTCTTTTTTTTAATGGTTCTCTTTACGTCATCAGCAACGTGGTCAGAATCTGCTACTTCGCCAAGGTCAAGTCCAGTAATATGACAGAGTTGTTCAGCTACTTTAGTGACTGTTCCTGGTCCAACAATAATTTGTAACGTGTCGTCTTCCACAACACCCATTACGCCTTCGACTTTTTTTAAATCAGCCAAACGGACTTTTTTATAGTCGTGGACTTCCAAGCGAATTCGTGTCATACAATGGGCGATTCGTTTAGTATTGTCTTTTCCACCGGTATGGTCTAGAATCCCTTGAACGATGACGTTTTCTTTCGTCATGATACAATCCCCCTAATGTATTATTGAATGGCATATTTTACAAATCCATTCGCTTCTTCTAAACTTTTCTTGGCCTCTGGTTCACTTTTTCCCGTTAAAATCATGATGATCGCCACTTTCACAGAGCCATTTGCTTCTTCAAGTTTTTTAGAAGCGGTCATGGCATCAGTATCGGTTGCTTCCATAAGAATTCGTTGAGAACGCAAGGCGAGCTTTTCGTTTGTCGGCTGCAAATCTACCATCAGATTTTTATACACTTTTCCAAGTCCGATCATCGTGGCAGTCGAAATCATGTTCAAGACTAATTTCTGTGCAGTTCCTGCTTTTAATCGTGTTGAGCCAGTTAAGATTTCACTTCCAGTGTTCACTTCAATTGGGTGCGTTGCTTCTGTAGATATAGGAGCATTGATATTACATGAAAGGCTTCCTGTTAATGAGCCGACGCTATTAGCATATTGAAGTCCGCCAATGACATAAGGGGTACGTCCACTAGCAGCAATACCGATGACGGTGTCATTCGCGTTTAGGGAAATCGACTTTAAATCTGCTTCACCTAAGCTTGGAGAATCTTCAGCACCTTCTACTGCATGAATAAACGCTTTTTCACCGCCAGCTATTAAGCCAATGACTAAGGTTGTGTCTACACCGAATGTTGGCGGACACTCGGCAGCATCTAATACACCTAAACGCCCACTCGTGCCAGCACCTAAATATATGAGACGCCCCCCTTTTTTCATGCGTTCGATCGTTTGCTCAACGAGTTTTGAAATGTGGTTTAATTGTTGCTTAATGGCAGATGGCACATAGTGATCTTCAGAGTTCATGAGCTTTAAAACGTCATAAGTGCTTCTTTCATCTAAATCCATTGAATTTTCATTTCTCTTTTCTGTACGAAGCTTATCTAACATAACGCCCCTCATTCCTATCAAAAATAATTTTGTTCACGCTTTCATTATAATGATAATGAAATTAATTATCAATATATTTTTATTGATTATTGAAATTCAATTTCAATAAAGGGGTTAAAGAAGACATGGTATGAGCCCATGTCTTTGCGCCGTTATAGTCTTTTCTCTTCTGTTTTCTGACGTGATTTGTCAAAGGGCTCCAATAGGTGTTCGCCGATTTGGTGGAAGACAGACACATACAAGCTGTCAATAAGGTTTAGCTGACTTGTTCTTGAAGCGATGCTTCCGATTCGTTGTTCAACTTCTATATTTGGTATTAAAAGAGGTATATCAGCTTGTTTATAAAGTGGTGACGTGTTGGAGGAAGTAATCGCTATGACTGTAGTTCCTTGTTCTTTCGCATAGGCCGCCAGTTCAATCACTTCTCTCGTTTTTCCTGAGGTACTGATGCAAATAAGGACATCTTCAGGTGCCATCATTGTGATGAAAGGGATCATATAATGATAATCTGTAGAGGCTACACTATGGAAACCGAGACGCATGAATTTATATTGACCATCTACACTAGAGGTAAAGGACCCGCCAACACCGAAAAAGCCGATTTTTTTAGCAACGCTTAATGTATCAACAGCTTTCGAGAATTCTTGAGAACTTAACGTATTAAAGGACATCTCTAATGCGGATTGGTTTAAAGAAGACACTTTTTGAAACAGCATATGGGGTGTGTCACTTGTCTCTAATAAGGACGCACTATTAATAGTTGCTTTACCCCGTGTCAGTTCTTTTGCAAGGGCGAGTTTAAACATTCTAAAACTGTCGACACCAACCCGTCTACAGAAGCGGACAATACTCGCTTCACTGGCATGCGCTTGTTGAGCTAACTCTTTTGTAGTCAAGTTAGGGATAAATTCAGGGTGTGTCAGCACATAGCGAGCGACTTTCTTTTCTGCAGCGGAGAAAGAAGATAATTGTTGTTCTATTTTAGTTAAGATCACCGATTGGGACATCGTTATCACTTCTTTTTTATAAATTTCTTATTTAAATCATGCGTGATTTGGATGATGAAATCAAGTAGCAACCTCTTAACATTTACATGCTAACTCAATATATGTGTCGTATAATGATCATAGCAAGGAAGCATTATGATCACTTGTTTTAAGTCTCGACCCTTTGATTATCACAGATAACCCCGTTCATAGAGAGGAAACTAAATCTATTAAGGTGGGGGCTAACGGCCGGTCGGTAATGTCGTGATTAACCTCAACTATAAGTAAGATAAAGACGAAAATACCCGACTGGTTGACGGTTCGTTATATTACAAGATAATGGTCCTGATACTGCTCACTCTCTAGGAGTCATCACCTTTCTTTAAACACAAATAATTGTTATAGACTATTCTCCTTGTTTGTTTTGAAAATTTAATTGAGATAGTCATTCAAATATAAAGGAGATGTCATGAATGACCCAGTATATTTATATAGCATCACCTATGAGATTACCTGTGGGCTCATTCGGGGAACGACCTGTATCGCCTGAACAACCGAATGTCTTTAGAGATGAATTAGATTTCACTCACTTATATTTTGAGAATAATTATGATAGCGATTCAAAACAAAGGTACACTTACAGCTCACACTTTTCATATAAGCATCAAGTTGCGGCAGACGCTAATCAAATTCCGCTAAGCAGTGACATGAAGGGAACTGCGGAAGAGAAGAAGTGTTTAGGAATTCTTTATTCCTATCTTGAAGAAGCTATTCAACATAGTGGTATGATAGAATATTTTACTTCTTGGAACAGTGAGGAAGACTTAGCACTCTCGAAAAAGAGACATGTTCAATGGATAGATATTAAAGACCCTTATGATCTCGTTTTAGATGACCGAGAATTTTTGAGAATAACCCTTTGGGATATAAATGCTTATGGCATAACCGATTCTCAAGAAAAAAACTAAAAGGTCATGTCCAGTGTTTAGGTAGAAGATGTCCTATTGTAGAGTTGCGCGTGAAAAGGTATTGATAGAGTAAGATAATCATTTTGTGACTCTTATGGGAGAGGAGGACCATCCTTGTCACACGACATTTATCATCGGTTAGTTCAAGAAACAGATGAAGAACAGGCGATTTTACAACGTGATAAAAAGGTGAAGAAGGATTTGTATACGAATCATCGTGATTTTATTATCCAAAGTGATAAGCTGATGGAGCCTCACACGATGATTATGGTTAGAAAGCATACAAGGTTTGTAGATTTTCCAAAGCATAAGCATGATTATATTGAAATGAATTATGTCTTTAATGGGAAACTTGAGCAACAAGTGGGGGATGTCCCACTTGAGTTGCAAACCGGAGAATTACTTCTGTTAAATCAATTTATTGAGCATGAAATTAAAGCGTGCGGTAGAGAAGATATCATTATTAATTTTATAATCCGACCACACTTTTTTGACTACATTTTCACCTACCTAGCAGCGGACAGTACTGAACATAACATTCATGATTTTCTCATTAATAGTCTGTTTGAACATACGCAAAAGGGGCAGTTTCTGTATTTTGCTGTATCTGAAGTGACAACTATTCAAACACTTCTCCAAAAAATCATTATAGAAATCATGGAGCCAAATGTCTTTTCACAAT
The genomic region above belongs to Bacillus sp. A301a_S52 and contains:
- a CDS encoding helix-turn-helix transcriptional regulator, translated to MSHDIYHRLVQETDEEQAILQRDKKVKKDLYTNHRDFIIQSDKLMEPHTMIMVRKHTRFVDFPKHKHDYIEMNYVFNGKLEQQVGDVPLELQTGELLLLNQFIEHEIKACGREDIIINFIIRPHFFDYIFTYLAADSTEHNIHDFLINSLFEHTQKGQFLYFAVSEVTTIQTLLQKIIIEIMEPNVFSQSSIKLYMGLLMIELIKHSDKMKRLTDTTSQQQVIMASLKYIEENYQQASLYELADKLNQTHYGLSKKIKKVTSKTFKDLLQDKRLTVARELLKSEDIAISAVVEQVGYDNVSHFYRIFKTKYGVTPKQFREQFRQK